A DNA window from Haloferax volcanii DS2 contains the following coding sequences:
- a CDS encoding FecCD family ABC transporter permease, protein MSKVTDAVGAVRAEWRDRYADSMLALVIVGSLAVLLGATLLQVSFGAYPLTLSEAWGAVFDSAVVFDADVWRAFLLGGDIPEWFTQRQFVVWNIRLPRVLVGVLVGANLAVSGAIFQVVTRNELASPYVLGISDGAGLVVLVTLTFLSGLLPLMPVLAAVGGAIAFLLVYLIAWKNGTSPVRLVLAGVVVGTVFGSVQRAMFFFINDLGVVMSAQAWLSGSLLGTDWAQVRIALPFTIVALGLALAVTKELDVLLLGEETAQSLGMPVEKVRFAVAGIAILSTAAAIAVAGLVGFVGLIVPHMVRNLVGSNSKRLLIGCAFLGPALLVGADVGARLALSPIQLPVGIITGLVGGPYFLYLMRKKEDIGSV, encoded by the coding sequence ATGAGCAAGGTTACAGACGCGGTCGGTGCGGTTCGCGCGGAGTGGCGCGACCGGTACGCCGACTCGATGCTCGCCCTCGTCATCGTCGGCAGCCTCGCGGTCCTCCTCGGGGCGACGCTCTTACAGGTGAGCTTCGGCGCGTACCCCCTCACCCTCTCCGAAGCGTGGGGTGCTGTCTTCGACTCGGCGGTCGTGTTCGACGCCGACGTGTGGCGTGCGTTCCTGCTCGGCGGCGACATCCCCGAATGGTTCACCCAGCGCCAGTTCGTCGTCTGGAACATTCGCCTGCCGCGGGTTCTCGTCGGCGTCCTCGTCGGTGCCAACCTCGCGGTCTCGGGCGCAATCTTCCAGGTCGTCACCCGAAACGAACTGGCGAGTCCGTACGTCCTCGGCATCAGCGACGGCGCGGGGCTCGTCGTGCTCGTCACGCTGACGTTCCTGTCGGGACTGCTCCCGCTCATGCCGGTGCTCGCCGCCGTCGGAGGCGCAATCGCGTTCCTCCTCGTCTACCTCATCGCGTGGAAGAACGGCACCTCGCCGGTCAGACTCGTCCTTGCGGGCGTCGTCGTCGGGACGGTCTTCGGCTCCGTCCAGCGCGCGATGTTCTTTTTCATCAACGACCTCGGCGTCGTGATGTCCGCGCAGGCGTGGCTGTCCGGGTCGCTGCTCGGAACCGACTGGGCGCAGGTGCGTATCGCGCTCCCGTTCACCATCGTCGCGCTCGGACTCGCGCTCGCGGTCACCAAGGAACTCGACGTGCTGCTCCTCGGCGAGGAGACTGCGCAGTCGCTCGGCATGCCCGTCGAGAAGGTCCGCTTCGCCGTCGCCGGTATCGCCATCCTCTCGACGGCGGCGGCGATAGCCGTCGCGGGACTGGTCGGCTTCGTCGGCCTCATCGTCCCGCATATGGTCCGGAACCTCGTCGGTAGCAACTCGAAGCGGCTCCTCATCGGCTGTGCGTTCCTCGGGCCGGCGCTCCTCGTCGGTGCCGACGTGGGCGCGCGACTCGCGCTGAGTCCGATTCAGCTCCCGGTCGGCATCATCACCGGCCTCGTCGGGGGACCGTACTTCCTCTACCTCATGCGGAAAAAAGAGGACATCGGGTCGGTCTGA